Proteins encoded within one genomic window of Sphaerotilus montanus:
- a CDS encoding ATP-binding protein, with protein MNAPAAAALPRLKLPVGLQSLAKLRSEHCYYVDKTGLILDLIESGTHYFLSRPRRFGKSLLIDTFKELFEGNRPLFEGLAAESRWDWSRRYPVIRLSFSGGVSPAGTGLAQRIRDNLRVNRESLGLPLPAGLPDDDLPGNFADLIRQAHRSRGERAVVLIDEYDKPILDNITDPVVARQMREGLKDVYAVLKDTDEHLKFVFLTGVSKFSKVSLFSGLNNLTDLTLDPRYSALCGYTDDDVDTVFAPELPGLDREEIRRWYNGYNWLGTSVYNPFDLLLLFRNRQFRPYWFETGTPTFLVDLLAARRPFTPDLGRIVATDTLLSTFDVETLQPEALLFQAGYLTIDSVWEIPGRRELTLKYPNLEVQASLNDSLLRHLSGSAEIPEPQISRLYRVLLAGDVPALRPLFHAFFASIPHDWYRRNALSGFEGYYASIFYSHFAALGLDVRVEDTTNKGRIDMAVLFGGVVWLFEFKVVELTPQGHALQQLKDRDYAGKYRDRGEPIHLIGVEFSREDRNVVGFEVETIPATRDSAAVR; from the coding sequence ATGAATGCCCCCGCCGCCGCTGCACTGCCTCGCCTCAAGCTGCCCGTCGGGCTGCAAAGCCTCGCCAAGCTGCGCAGCGAACATTGTTACTACGTGGACAAGACCGGGCTGATCCTGGACCTGATCGAGTCCGGGACACACTATTTCCTGAGCCGCCCGCGCCGCTTCGGCAAGAGCCTGCTCATCGACACGTTCAAGGAGCTGTTCGAAGGGAATCGGCCACTGTTCGAGGGCCTGGCGGCCGAGTCGCGCTGGGACTGGTCGCGCCGCTACCCGGTGATCCGCCTGAGCTTTTCGGGTGGGGTGTCGCCCGCGGGCACCGGGCTGGCCCAGCGCATCCGCGACAACCTGCGTGTCAACCGGGAGTCACTCGGCCTGCCGCTGCCTGCCGGGCTGCCCGACGATGACCTGCCCGGCAACTTCGCCGACCTGATCCGGCAGGCGCACCGCAGCCGCGGCGAGCGGGCGGTGGTGCTGATCGACGAGTACGACAAGCCCATCCTCGACAACATCACCGACCCGGTGGTGGCGCGCCAGATGCGCGAGGGGCTGAAGGACGTGTACGCGGTGCTCAAGGACACCGACGAGCACCTGAAGTTCGTGTTCCTGACGGGGGTGAGCAAGTTCAGCAAGGTCAGCCTGTTCTCGGGCCTGAACAACCTGACCGACCTGACGCTGGACCCCCGCTACAGCGCACTGTGCGGCTACACCGACGACGACGTGGACACCGTGTTCGCGCCGGAGCTGCCGGGGCTGGACCGCGAGGAGATCCGCCGCTGGTACAACGGCTACAACTGGCTCGGCACCTCGGTCTACAACCCCTTCGACCTGCTGCTGCTGTTCCGCAACCGGCAATTCCGCCCCTACTGGTTCGAGACCGGCACGCCCACGTTCCTGGTCGACCTGCTCGCCGCCCGGCGCCCGTTCACCCCGGACCTGGGCCGCATCGTCGCCACCGACACGCTGCTGTCCACCTTCGATGTCGAGACGCTGCAGCCCGAGGCGCTGCTGTTCCAGGCCGGCTACCTGACGATCGACAGCGTCTGGGAGATCCCGGGGCGGCGCGAGCTGACGCTGAAATACCCCAATCTGGAGGTCCAGGCCAGCTTGAACGACAGCCTGCTGCGCCACCTGTCGGGCAGTGCCGAGATCCCCGAGCCGCAGATCAGCCGCCTCTACCGCGTGCTGCTGGCGGGGGATGTGCCGGCGCTGCGCCCGCTGTTCCACGCCTTCTTCGCCAGCATCCCGCACGACTGGTACCGCCGCAACGCGCTGTCGGGCTTCGAAGGCTATTACGCGAGCATCTTCTACAGCCACTTCGCCGCGCTCGGGCTCGATGTCCGCGTGGAGGACACGACGAACAAGGGCCGCATCGACATGGCGGTGCTGTTCGGCGGCGTGGTCTGGCTGTTCGAGTTCAAGGTCGTCGAGCTGACACCCCAGGGCCACGCGCTGCAGCAGCTCAAGGACCGCGACTACGCCGGGAAATACCGTGACCGCGGCGAACCGATCCACCTGATCGGTGTCGAGTTCAGCCGCGAGGACCGGAACGTGGTCGGGTTCGAGGTGGAAACGATCCCGGCCACGCGCGACTCAGCCGCAGTGCGGTGA